AATTGTAGGAGATGACTATACCCATAAGGCAGCTTATTAAATTACTGTACCGTTTCTCTTTAGTGTTGTAAAGCTGTTGTGTAACAATACATTGAAATAAAAAGTCGATAACTGGTTTATTTCAAGTATAATGAACATATTCAGATTTTGCATATGATATTTCTTTCGGAGAAATCCTATATAGAAGTTGGATAATAATTAAAAATGAGGTTGCTGCATGAGTGAAAAAAAGTTTGAGGATTATTCGTTAAGCGAGGAAATAAGAAGGGCGCTTACGGTGCTAAAATACGAGAATCCCACAGAAGTGCAAACAGAAGTTATACCTAAGGCATTAAAGAAGCAAGATTTAGTTGTAAAATCACAAACAGGCAGCGGCAAGACAGCTTCCTTTGCGATACCAATTTGCGAGATGATGGAGTGGGAGGAGAAAAAACCTCAGACGTTAATCCTTACACCGACTCGTGAACTGGCTGTCCAGGTTCGTGACGATATAACGAATATTGGCCGGTTTAAACGGATCAAGGCGATGGCGGTTTATGGGAAAGAACCTTTTTCGAAACAAAAGGAAGAATTAAAGCAAAAAACGCATGTAGTGGTGGGTACTCCTGGTCGGACCATCGATCATATTGAAAGAGGAACTCTCGAATTAGATAAAATTAACTATTTAATCATCGATGAAGCAGACGAAATGCTAAATATGGGCTTTATTGACGAAGTTGAAGCGATCATTAAAGAACTTCCTGAGAATAGGGTAACCATGGTCTTTTCTGCAACTCTGCCGAAGGATGTTGAAAACCTTTGCCATAAATATATGAAAGATCCGATTCATATTGAGATTGCTGCTACAGGTGTGACAACGAATACAATTGAACATGGTGTTATCGAGGTAAAGGATGAAGATAAGATTTCTGTGCTGAAGGATATAACAGTCGTTGAAAATCCTGATAGCTGTATCATTTTTTGCCGAACAAAAGAAAATGTAGAGGATGTCTATACTGAATTGGAAAAAGCCAATTATTCCTGTGAAAGATTACATGGCGGGCTTGAACAAGAGGACAGGTTTGGTGTCATGGATGGATTTAAATTGGGTAATTTTCGCTATTTAGTAGCAACGGATGTGGCTGCCAGGGGCATCGATATTGATAATGTGACGTTGATTATTAATTATGATGTTCCGATGGAAAAAGAGAGCTATGTTCACAGGACTGGTCGAACAGGCCGGGCTGGAAATAAGGGAAAAGCCATTACCTTCGTAACACCATTTGAAGGGAAATTCTTAAAAGCAATTGAAAGATATATTGGCTTTGAAATTCCTCCAATCGACACTCCGACTCAAGATGAGGTTGCGAGTGGAAAAGCAGCATTTGAAGAAAAGCTTAGCGGACGAAGAGTAGTCAGAAACAATAAGACAGCTCGAATTAACAAGGATATTACCAAGCTCCACTTTAGCGGCGGCAAAAAGAAAAAATTACGCGCGGTGGATTTTGTGGGTACCATTTCCAATATTCCAGGAGTTTCAGCAAATGACATTGGAATTATTACTATCCAGGACAACTTAACCTATGTAGATATTCTTAACGGCAAAGGTTCACTAGTCCTGCAAGCCATGGAACACACAACTGTCAAAGGAAAGAAACTGAAAGTGAGTAAGGCATTAAAATAATCGATCAAGACTGGGACGATTTTATCGTCCCTATTTTTAATCATAAAAGAGGAGATTTACAGCGAATGAAGTATTTTAAATCACAAATGAAGCAGTTAGTAAAAGAAAATAAAGAATTACAGGTGCATTTAAAAGAGTTGATTAACGAACATGATCTTGAGAAAAACTTTGCTCTTAAGGCTTTATATCATTCAGAAGTAGCAGACGGCGGGAGATATCAGACAGCATACCAAGCGCTCGACGTACCAAAAGAGTAAGTTTAATGAGGGAGAGGGGAAGAAAATGAAAATAAAGAATATTTTACTAGTCAGTCCGATGTTTAGAGAACTTCAAGCGTTAATTGAAAAGAATGCCCCAGATAAGACTTTCCGTTTTATGCCGGAGGAAGAGCTATCACAGGAAGATTTAAGCTGGGCAGACGCACTGGTCTCTTTTAATTTAAAAGCGGAATATGATTACAGTTCTGTGAAATGGGTTCACTCGTTAGGCGCAGGCGTTGATCGTTTTTTACATAAGAAAGATTGGAATCAAGAAATTCTTTTAACAAGAACGATTTGTTCTTTTGGACAAAGGATTGCAGAATATTGCTTGAGTTACATCCTAAAAGATTTACAGCTTCATGACCGCTTTAAAGAGCAACAGCAGCAGAAAAATTGGGTTCAGTCTACACCGAAATTAATAGGAGAACAAAAAGTACTTGTGTATGGAACAGGTGAAATCGGTCAAATGATTGCGACAGTTTTTTCCGGATTAGGAGTTGACGTGTACGGTGTATCTTTGAGTGGGAAGAAAAAAGCTGGTTTTAAAGAGGTTTTGAAGGTTGATTCTCATTTTTCTGTTTTAAATGAAATGAATTATGTGATTAATACATTGCCATTGACGGAAAGAACAGAGAAATTATTTAATAGTGCCATCTTTAATCAACTTTCCAATGCGGGATTTATAAATGTAGGGAGAGGTGCTTCTGTAGACGAGGAAGCACTGCTACTGGCACTGAATGACAGCACAGTTAGTTTTGCTGTACTGGATGTATTTGAACAAGAACCGCTACCAAAAAGCAATCCGTTATGGGATCACCCAAGGGTTCAAATCACTCCACATATCTCTGCCGTTACGACCCCAAGTGAGGGGGCAGCTTGTTTCCTCGAAACCCTTAAGAACATTGATGAAAACAGGCCACTTAAAAATATTGTTAATACAAAAAAAGGTTATTAATGTAGATTCAACTAAAACCCTAATTTAGGGTTTTTTTATTTTTTAAAGGTATTCTAAAAAACTCAATATGAGAACGCTTTAAAAATAGTAAAGAAATGTTCACATGTGAATGCATGAAAATGAGGTAAAATAAATTTATGTTAGATTTATGTGAAATAGTTCACATAAATTAAAGTATCTTCAAAAATAACAGAGGTGAATCACCATGGGAGACCTATCGATAAGTGCATTACTAATAAGATTTATTTTAGGAGGCACAGCTGTAGTTGTTTCGACATTAGTTGCTAGAAATTTAGGTGAAAAGGCTGGAGGAATCTTTGCAGCATTTCCAGCCGTGTATTTAGCGGCTTTATTGACAGTGGGCTTGGACTTTAGTGGTGATGAACTAGTAGCCCATTCCATTCTATTATCGAAAGGTGCCATAGTCGGCATGGGAATTAATATTATGGTCGCAATTCTTGCTGGATATCTGCTTCCGAGACAAGGATGGAAACGCGGACTTCTACAAGCAATGGGATTTTGGCTGGTTTTATCCATGGCGGTTGTGATGATTACAACATACTCATAAGGGAAGGGTGCTATATATGTATAAAGATTTACTAATCCGCTTTATTCTTGGCGGTGCTGCCGTAATGGTAAGCTATTTGATAACGGTTATTTCTCCGTGGAAAATCTTAGCCGGAATCTTTGCAGCATTTCCAGCAGTGATGATTACAGCGGTGTTAATGGTGGGGATTGCTTCTGGTTCAAAAAATGCAGCCAAGATTGCAAATGGGTCTGTTTTTGGTATGATTGGCGGTGTGGTGTGTGTGGCGACGGTATGGACCGTACTACAAGGCAGCGGCAACTGGACATTAAGTATTGTTCTTGGGCTCCTGTTCTGGCTGGGCAGTTCTATCATTGTTTCATCATTTAGAGATAAGTTGAAAAATGGAAGAAGAAATATTTTAAGACTCAATGTTCTAATTAGACATAAATAATGACAAAACAAGACGGCAGTCGGCCGCCTTGTTTCATGTTAGATATTAAGTATTTTTTTATTATGCTCATTCCTCTGTATTTTCTGTACCTTCCTCAGTACCTTTTTCATTCTGCTCTGTTTCTTCTGTTTCTGTTTCATCATTTCCAGTATCAGCACAACCAGTGGCAACTCCAAGCAACATTAAAACAGACATCGTAGCAACTAACCAAGTCTTGAAACTTTTCATCTCAAAATTCCTCCTTGAATGCTTTGCTATTTGTACTACAGGATTATCATACAAGCTTTTTAGAGGAAATAGATTCAATTTTCCATTTCTTAACATTCATTAACCTCCTCTTTAAAAAAACTCAAACATTTTGACGTAAAATTTACAAATAATTTAAAATACTTGATTCGCATATCAATCAGGTTGGGTTATATAGGACATTGGTAATAGTTACGGTAAAGAAATCATTGACCGTTTTTAATAATTTTGTTACTCTATACTTAACTTTTTTTCTTATCATGAAACTTTTTAAAACCAAATATTTAGTCCAAAAATACATTAATATATAGAAAAATTTAATAAAAGTAGAAGGTGGGTAAAATGAACTTACAAGCAGATGTTTGTATCGTTGGCGCCGGACCTGCAGGGACATTACTCGGACATTTATTAGCTAAAAACGGTGTATCAACTATCGTAATAGAACGATCTGCTGGAGTGAATAGGCAATTCAGGGGAGAGCATATTAATGCCGAAACAGAAGCCATCTTAAAAGAACACAAATTATTTGAGAAAATAGAAGAGCTCGGTATCCTCAAAATGAAAAAAGTAGAATACTATTCTGGTAGAAATATGGTGAAGAGTATTTCTCCAGGTGTCCATGAAGATCACGTTGGAATCCATGTACCACAAGCACATTTATTAAATGCCATCATTCAAGAGTCAGAACACAATAATCAATTCCAACTATTATTTAATACAACCGTTAAAGAATTAATTCAGGATGACCAGGGAATCTATACAGGTGTTAAAGCCATCCAAAATGGCGAAGAAATTACGATTTCAAGCAAAGTGACAATAGGGGCAGATGGTCGTTATTCTACTGTTAGGAAGCTTGCAAAAATACCAACAATCGAAATGACACACGGATATGATGTCCTGTGGGCAAAAATTCCAGCTCCAGAAGGATGGGAACCGACAACAAGAATGGCACTGGTTAATGGTCATCAGCTGGCATTGTTTAGCCAAACGGGAGGATTGATTCAAATCGGCTGGAATATACCAGAAGGATCTTTTCCTACATTAAGAAAAGGTTCAATCCAGCCGTTTCTTGAACCATTGATTGAAAGTTTTCCACAGCTAGAAGATGGTGTGAGAGAACACCTTCAGTCTTGGAGTGACTTTGTTTGTTTAAAGGTACAAAGCTCACGCTGCGAAACATGGGTAGAGGACGGATTAGTCCTCATTGGGGACGCTGCACATACCATGACACCAACGGGTGCAATCGGAATAAATTGTGGAATGAAAGACGCCCATATCCTAGCACCAATCTTAACCAAAGCATTAATGGAAAATAATATACGTTCTGAACATTTGAAGGTATTTGAAATGAACAGAAGAAACGAAATAAAATCACAACAAATCATGCAAGTCAAACAAGAAACAACCTTATACGAGAAATTTGCTTGATGTTGACATTTACGGTGACAGGCACCAAATATACAAAAATCGCTGCTTATGCAGCGGTTTTTGTATATTTGATGCCCTTTTTTGTGTGGTAGAATTATTAGGATTGTAGAAAATGGGAAATTATATGGTTATCGGTTATGAAGGGGTTAATGACATGAATGTTAGGTTTCAGGTTACGCGTGTGTTTGTTTTTAGTTTATTTTCACTGATGTTTTTTTGTTTAGTGGCGATTTTGATGAGGGCAGATAAGTTGGTTGATTTTGATCGTACTGTTATTGGTGCTGTTCAATCGCAGGAAGCGCCATACATAACATCTATAATGAAGTTCTTTACCGAAATTGGTTCAACTAAAATCGTTGTGATTTTATGCCTTTTTATTATCTTTTTTTTATATAAGGTTCTGCACCATCGACTGGAATTACTATTATTTATTGGAGTTGTTGTTGGAACACCCATTCTAAATACATTGTTGAAAGAAATCTTCCAACGCGCACGTCCAGATTTACATCGGCTGATTGAAATTGGCGGCTATAGTTTCCCGAGTGGTCATGCCATGAATGCCTTTACTGTATATGGGATCCTAACCTTTCTATTGTGGAGGCATATCTTTAATCGAGGTGGACGTATCTTGCTCCTTCTCTTTAGCTCCTTTTTTATAATCATGATTGGTGTTAGCAGGATTTATTTAGGAGTCCACTATCCTAGTGATATCATTGGTGGTTATTTTGCCAGTGGTTTTTGGCTTGCGACATCCATATGGTTTTTTCAATGGTATATGGAGCGACGACAGCAACTTGCTAGTAGAATGCTAAAAAGATCAGTAAAAACTTCAAAATAAAGGAACGCACAATCATGGAATTTATCACAACCCAACAATGGGACGAAGTTCTTTGGCGAAAAACCAGAGATATTTATAACGTTGCTTTCGGTGAACATGCCACCAAGCCAGAAAAGATTATCCGAAATATGTTTGCCAGAGGGCTTAGTGCACTTCATGTGTTAATGGAGAACGATGAGGTTCTGGCAATGGCACTTACAGGTTCGATGCCAGGTTCGAGTGTACTGCTGTTGGATTATTTGGCGGTACGTAAGAACTTGCGTGGTCATGGTATTGGAAAGGAATTTTTTGATTATATAAAAGAATGGGCTAAATCGGAGCCGCAATACAAGAGAATATTAGTTGAAGTAGAATGTGATGACATACCTGAGAATCATGCAAGAATTCATTTCTGGGAAAAATGTGGGTTTCACCTGTTAGATGACTATAAACATTGTTACAAATGGGGTCCCCAACACTATATGGCAATGGTCCTTTATCTTAAGGGTAAGCCTGCAACACCAATAAAAGGAGAAGACTGTCTTAAGTATATGGCATCTTTCCATAAAGAATCCTACAAATTAAGCTAGTCCTCTTCCCCTAAACAAAGTAGAATAATGGTAATAAATTCTATTTTAAGGGGAGGATTCAAGATGATTACATATCCGATTTTAAAAAATAACGCAACAATTGGAGTGACGGCTCCTTCTTCTGGAGTTGAAGAAGAATTGCACGAACTGGTGAAGAGTTCATCTAGTCGATTAAAAGCAAGAGGCTTTCATGTCATTTGCGGAGAAACGGTTTGGACCCAGGACAAAGCAAAATCAGCAGAGGCAGCGAAGCGTGCCCAAGAGTTTAATGAGATGATGAAGAATGAAGAGATTGACCTCATCATTCCACCGTGGGGCGGGGAGCTGCTTATTGAGATTTTAGAAGAGATTGATTTTGATAATCTCAAGAACAAGTGGGTACTGGGTTACTCTGATACAAGTGTATTGTTGCTAGCAATCACGTTAAAGACCGGTATTGCAACAGCAAATGGAACGAACTTAATCGATTTAAGAGGCGAGTACTCCGATGAAACAACTGCCATGTGGCTAAGTGTATTATCAACAAAAGCCGGAGACTCAATTATCCAGCATTCTTCTGGAAAATATCAAAAAGAATGGCAGCATGATAACCCGTCTCCTTGTGTATTCCATTTAACAGAACCGACTTATTGGAAGACTGTTTCGGGTAAAAAGGTTAAAGCAGAAGGGCGTTTGCTTGGAGGATGTATCGACGTCATCCGACATTTGATCGGTACCCCGTATGGTGACGTGAAAAGTTTCAGGGAAAAATATATCAACGATGAACCTATTATGTGGTATCTAGAGAATTGTGAGTTAAAAACAACGGATTTACGAAGGACGTTAGTACAAATGAAATTAGCAGGCTGGTTTGAGAATACATCCTGTATCCTATTTGGCCGTAGTCCTGCCAATGAACCAGTGGAGAACTATACGATTGTGGATGTTTACCAAGACTTGTCCAATGAGCTCCAAATCCCGATTATTTATGATGTCGATTGCGGACATATACCGCCACAAATCACATTTGTCAACGGAGCATATGGTGAACTAGAAGTAGAGGACGGTAAAGGGAAGGTCGTACAACATTTTAAAGCATAGATAATTTGTAAGGACGTGGTCTTCAGTTTTTTTCTGACGACCACTTTTTTGCTTACTGTGAATACTATTAATCTAAGTTCTTTGTCATTAGAGTGGAAATATCTGTAAATCCAAGCTTTTCATATAGGTGTTTCGCATGGTTTCCAGCATAAACATTTAGTTGGACTTGTTTATGACCTTCAGCTCGTAACTGTATGAAAGCAGCCTTACATAGTTTCTCAGCTGCACCCTGTTTACGATAGGGTGGAAGTACATACATTTCATTAATAAAACCGACCGTTTCATCTGTATTTTGATCGACAATTTGCCCTAACCCAATCCAGCCTTGAATAACATTATTTTTAACTCTTACAAGGTAATAACCGCCACCAGTTAAAAAAGGAGTCATCATTTCTATCGCTTTTTCGCGACTTGGTTTAACATAACCCATAGTGGCTTCTTTTAATACCTCTAAATGGTAATTTAAGATACTTCGAGTCTCCTCGTAAGTTGCTTTTCTAATCGTCATACCGTGCATCTCATCTCCTTTAAAAACAAAAAAATTCTAATCCATTCATCTAGTCGAATACCCACTTTATAGTATGAAACAAGGTGGAATTTGTTGCTGTTTAGCAGCGGCGGACATAGAACGTTTAGTAAAGATTACAGTTGATGAACTTTTTATATGTAAACTAATGCATAAAACAAGTTGACATAAATTATTGCACCGATTATTCTTAATTTATAGAATTATTTTAGGGGGATGTTTATGAAACTTAAAACAACTGAACTAACGGCAGCGGCAATGTTTGTTGCGCTAATGGCTGTTGGGGCTAATATTACTTCGATTGTTCCATTTATGGTCGTAGGGGGAGTACCGATTACGCTTCAGACATTTTTTGCAATATTAGCAGGCGTGGTACTTGGCAGTAGATTGGGTGCGATTGCAATGATGGTTTATATGTTCGTTGGTTTAGTGGGAGTACCTGTATTTGCTCAATTTGGCGGCGGATTTGGGACTTTCTTGAAGCCTACATTCGGTTTTATTGTTTCTTATGTTTTTACAGCTTATATAACGGGTTACTTAATTGAAAAAATGAAAAATACAGTTGGGGTATTCGCGTTTGCTGCACTTGTGGGCATGGCCATTAATTATGTTTTTGGTACGAACTGGATGTACGCCGCATATAAAATTTGGGCTGCAGCACCAGAGGGTTTTACATACAAGTTGGCTTGGTTATGGATGGTCGTTCCGCTGCCAAAGGATATTATTCTAGCCATTTTAGCAGGTGTGATGGGACATCGCTTAAAACGAACCTTGTCAAAAAGTCAATTTAGGAATGTTAATAAAGCGAGTTAAGTGATGGAGGGATTGGATGAGTAAGTGGAAGGAATTAGCGTTTGAGGTGCTAAATGGTCATGTTATTTCAAAAGAGGAAGCATTGGAGATTCTGAATTCCTCCGATATGGAATTACTAGAAGTGTTGCAAGGAGCCTACGTCATTCGCCATCATTATTATGGAAATAAGGTAAAGCTTAATATGTTAATTAACACAAAATCAGGTCTATGTCCTGAGAATTGTGGCTATTGTTCGCAATCTAGTATTTCTAGTGCACCGATTGAAAAATATCGAATGGTAGATAAAGATACCATCCTTAAAGGAGCAGAACAAGCCTACCAGCTTCAGGCTGGTACGTTTTGCATAGTAGCGAGCGGCCGTGGTCCTAGTAATCATGAAGTAGACCAAGTTGTTTCAGCAGTAAAGGAAATAAAGGACAAATATCAATTGAAGATTTGTGCCTGCCTTGGAATTTTAAAACCAGAACAAGCCGCCATGCTGAAAGAAGCTGGTGTCGATCGCTACAATCATAACCTTAACACCTCAGAAAATCACCATGACTCCATCACGACTTCACACACCTATCAGGATCGAGTGAATACAGTTGAGCTAATTAAAGAAGCTGGAATATCTCCATGTTCAGGAGTAATAGTCGGCATGAAGGAAAAGAAGGAAGACGTAGTGAACGTGGCGATGAGTCTAAGAGTTTTAGACGCCGATTCCATACCCGTCAATTTTCTACATGCAATAGATGGTACCCCGCTTGAAGGTACTAAGGAATTGAATCCTAGGTACTGTTTAAAGGTTTTAGCTCTTATGCGGTATGTGAATCCAACGAAAGAAATCAGAATTTCAGGTGGACGTGAAGTTAATTTAGGAAGTTTACAGCCACTTGGATTATATGCAGCAAATTCTATTTTTGTAGGAGATTACTTAACAACTTCAGGACAAGAAACGACCGCAGATCACCAAATGCTGAAAGATTTAGGATTTGAAGTCGATTTTGTAAAAGAAACAGTTCAATAAATAGGACAAAAGAATATTTGGGCGTCATCTAGTAGATGATGTCCTTTTTCGCATGTTTTAGTATAAAATACCATTAGACAGTAGTGTTGAAGGGAGAATCGCAATGTCAGAGATAAATATTTTAGGTGAAGCTTATAAAAAGGCAAAGTATAAGGTGCCTGGTCATCTTCCTAGGAATGTCCAAGTGCTAAAAGAGGCATTAATGAATATCGATGGAGAGATGGAAAGCGAAATGTACGGAAAGGGAAAGGTCATCGACGACTTCCAAGAAAAAATGGCAAAATACCTGGGCAAAGAGTCCGCTGTATTCTTTCCAAGCGGGACAATGGCACAGCAAATTGCCTTACGGATTTGGTGTGACCAAAAGGGGATCAAAAAAGTCGCATATCATCCATTAAGTCATTTGGAGATTCATGAGGAAGACGGATTGAAGGAATTACACCATATTGAAACGATTTTATTAGCTGATAAAGATAGCGTCATTCAGCTGGAAGATGTACTAGGCTTAGAAGAGGAAATCGCTTGTTTATTACTCGAGCTGCCGCAAAGGGAGATTGGCGGCCAGCTTCCTGACTACAAAACATTGGAAGACATCTCAGCATTCTGCAAGGAAAAGGGGATCAAATTACATTTAGACGGAGCAAGACTATTTGAAATTCTCCCTTATTATCAAAAATCGGCTGCAGAAGTCTGTGCTCTGTTTGATAGTGTTTATGTTTCTTTCTACAAAGGGATTGGCGGGATTGCAGGGGCGATACTTGCTGGGGATAAAGCTTTTACGGAAGAATCAAAGGTTTGGAAAAGACGCCATGGCGGAGATTTAATCAGCCTGTATCCGTACATCATAAGTGCTGATTATTATTTTGACCAACGATTATCAAACATGAATCAGTACTACGAAGGAGCAAAAGAACTTGCCCAATGCTTTAACCAATGTTATCGTGTTTCGACCAAGCCCTTGGAACCAGTCTCTAATATGTTTCATGTCCATTTTGAAGCACCGAAAGACGAGATGGAAGTGATTCTAGCAGCAATCTACGAAGAAACAGGCATTGGCTTAACCGGTTATGTACGCGAAGTCAACAAGACAACTTGTTACTATGAAGTTAGCATTGGTGATTTGTATGCCACGCTGCCTAAGGAAGATGTAAAAATAGTCTTTCAACTGCTGGATGAAAAAATGAGAAGGCTTAAAACTCTATAATAGGTGAATGTTCCATAGATAGGAAAATCCCCATTTCATAAAATGGGGATTTTTTCATTAGATAATATAAGGTCCGAAGAAAATTGTTAATAGTAAAATGTGAAGGCCGACAAAATAGCTTATTCTTACCGTACCTGCCCAATCATTTGCTTTTTTAGTATGCATTGTTAACCAAAAAGCGATGATCGCAAATAAAATCATGTAAACGTAGGAACTGCCGGTAAAGGTTAAGTAACTCGGTGCTTTCGTATAAATGGTATCTAAGAAAAATCGATCCTTCCAAATGAGTGCTGCTACAGCGTAAAGCCCAATTCCTGTATAAAAATACCAAACGGGATCGCGATCAGCGATTCGATTTCTAAAGATATACATAAATACAACGAAAAGAATTGGCCAGATAAACCAAATGACAGCAAAGGCAATTCCGAAAAAGGATGAAGTGATCATACCAAATGTCTTACCCAGTGCCTGAAGCCAATCGTCTTGTGTATACTTAATTAATGAATCGACTGTTTTAATATCCGAAGATGATACTTTAATTTTATGGTCATCACCGTCTAAATCTACCCATGCAATGATTTCTTCATTTATCCATTGTGGTTTGGTTGAAATTTCTGGTGTATTGCTTCGTCGTTCCGTTTTAGTGGTGCCACTTTCACTGATTTCCGCAGAATAGATATTAAAGGTCGTGCTGTCATTGAATTGAGTTTGTGTTTGCCCGTTCGCATGAAAAAGAATAGTTGGTTTCCCATTACGAAACGTAAGAACGACATCAGAAACTTCCTTCAAGCTGTTTTGTCCAGCTGGATCTTCAAAGGTTAACTCGTTTAGAGTTTGCGCATTCGGATTTGTAATACTTGTTAGTAAAAAATAGTTAAAAAACTCTGGATTCCCGCCTTGTGTGGATTGAAGTTCTTCCTGAAGTAACAGTGCTAATGTTTGACCATCCAATGCAAACGCAATATCATTAACAGCTTTTCCTGGGTCGACATTTATTCTGGATTGGTATACGGTCGTCAATTTTCCATTTGCATGCTGCTGCAGTGTAACATCGACTCCTGTTGGATCGGATGTATAGGTCAATAGATTTACTCCCTCTTCGTTCTCTTGAGGTATGATATCGAGCTTATCTAAATCAATCTCCATTAATTTTTCAGAAGTCTTCGTTTCTGGTGATAGTTGAT
This genomic stretch from Neobacillus niacini harbors:
- the bioB gene encoding biotin synthase BioB, which gives rise to MSKWKELAFEVLNGHVISKEEALEILNSSDMELLEVLQGAYVIRHHYYGNKVKLNMLINTKSGLCPENCGYCSQSSISSAPIEKYRMVDKDTILKGAEQAYQLQAGTFCIVASGRGPSNHEVDQVVSAVKEIKDKYQLKICACLGILKPEQAAMLKEAGVDRYNHNLNTSENHHDSITTSHTYQDRVNTVELIKEAGISPCSGVIVGMKEKKEDVVNVAMSLRVLDADSIPVNFLHAIDGTPLEGTKELNPRYCLKVLALMRYVNPTKEIRISGGREVNLGSLQPLGLYAANSIFVGDYLTTSGQETTADHQMLKDLGFEVDFVKETVQ
- a CDS encoding threonine aldolase family protein → MSEINILGEAYKKAKYKVPGHLPRNVQVLKEALMNIDGEMESEMYGKGKVIDDFQEKMAKYLGKESAVFFPSGTMAQQIALRIWCDQKGIKKVAYHPLSHLEIHEEDGLKELHHIETILLADKDSVIQLEDVLGLEEEIACLLLELPQREIGGQLPDYKTLEDISAFCKEKGIKLHLDGARLFEILPYYQKSAAEVCALFDSVYVSFYKGIGGIAGAILAGDKAFTEESKVWKRRHGGDLISLYPYIISADYYFDQRLSNMNQYYEGAKELAQCFNQCYRVSTKPLEPVSNMFHVHFEAPKDEMEVILAAIYEETGIGLTGYVREVNKTTCYYEVSIGDLYATLPKEDVKIVFQLLDEKMRRLKTL